In Aequorivita sp. H23M31, a single window of DNA contains:
- a CDS encoding pyrophosphohydrolase domain-containing protein, with translation MKKKTDAVAEFHRVFGLNIKDVPTADLGIKNNLLRYKLMREENEEYLEAANNNDLVEVADALGDMLYILCGTIIEHGMQHKIDEVFDEIQRSNMSKLGAEGKPIYREDGKVLKGENYFPPNIKAILSK, from the coding sequence ATGAAAAAAAAGACTGACGCCGTTGCCGAATTCCACAGAGTTTTTGGATTAAATATCAAAGATGTTCCCACCGCCGATTTGGGAATCAAAAACAATCTTCTCCGTTATAAACTGATGAGAGAGGAAAATGAAGAATATCTTGAGGCGGCCAACAATAACGATTTGGTTGAAGTTGCCGATGCCCTCGGAGATATGCTTTATATTTTATGTGGTACCATTATCGAACACGGAATGCAACACAAAATAGATGAAGTATTTGATGAAATCCAGAGAAGCAATATGAGTAAATTGGGAGCCGAGGGTAAACCAATTTATCGAGAGGATGGAAAAGTGTTAAAGGGAGAAAATTATTTTCCTCCGAACATAAAAGCTATCCTTTCAAAATAA
- a CDS encoding DUF4920 domain-containing protein, producing the protein MKKVLFILAVMGFVFGCKNEKTEKESFPENEEIAINYQSFGDSITDDAVLSKAEMTEKFKNLKPGDTLNLKFASDVKEVCQKKGCWMKLDLDDEEAMVRFKDYGFFMPKDIAGQKIIVAGKAYVEEMSVEDQQHYAEDAGKTHEEIAEITQPKITYAFEANGVLIPEIEKQ; encoded by the coding sequence ATGAAAAAAGTTTTATTTATTCTGGCAGTTATGGGTTTCGTTTTTGGTTGTAAAAATGAAAAAACCGAAAAGGAAAGCTTTCCCGAGAATGAGGAAATTGCTATCAATTATCAGTCTTTTGGAGATTCAATAACTGATGATGCAGTGTTGTCAAAAGCGGAAATGACGGAGAAATTCAAAAACCTAAAACCGGGTGACACTTTAAACCTAAAGTTTGCTTCCGATGTAAAAGAGGTGTGCCAAAAGAAAGGCTGCTGGATGAAGTTGGATCTAGATGACGAAGAAGCCATGGTACGATTTAAAGATTACGGTTTCTTTATGCCGAAGGATATTGCAGGACAGAAGATAATTGTTGCTGGAAAGGCATACGTTGAGGAAATGAGCGTGGAAGACCAACAACATTACGCAGAGGATGCTGGTAAAACTCATGAAGAAATAGCCGAAATAACCCAGCCGAAAATCACTTATGCTTTTGAAGCCAACGGGGTTTTAATTCCTGAAATAGAAAAACAATAA
- a CDS encoding branched-chain amino acid aminotransferase, translating into MNSSTTEKIKIQKADKSRIDQVDFENLVFGNVFSDHMFECDYKDGSWQTPTIRPYGSITLSPAAKVFHYGQAVFEGMKAFKDEDGKVWLFRPDQNAKRINKSSVRLAIPEFPEEIFFEALTTLVKMDRDWVKSGEGNSLYIRPFVFATQAGVGASPSTEYKFMILMSPVRAYYAGDIQVEIAEHYSRSANGGVGAAKAAGNYAAQFFPTNLAREKGFQQIIWTDASNHEYLEEAGTMNVFFRVNDTLLTAPISDRILDGVTRKSVIALAKRDNIAVEERRVLVSEIVEASKNGSLKEIFGAGTAAVISPINAFSFQNTTHNLEKQDDSYAVKFKKELTDIQRNRCEDPFNWRFEVV; encoded by the coding sequence ATGAATTCTTCCACTACCGAAAAAATCAAAATCCAAAAAGCAGACAAATCTAGAATCGATCAAGTTGATTTTGAAAATCTTGTATTTGGAAATGTCTTTAGCGACCATATGTTTGAGTGTGATTATAAGGATGGTAGTTGGCAAACTCCCACTATCAGACCTTATGGATCTATAACACTTTCTCCTGCCGCCAAGGTTTTTCACTATGGACAGGCTGTTTTTGAAGGTATGAAAGCTTTTAAAGATGAAGATGGAAAGGTATGGCTTTTTAGACCCGATCAAAATGCAAAACGGATCAATAAATCTTCGGTGCGTTTAGCTATCCCAGAATTTCCGGAAGAAATTTTTTTTGAGGCACTTACCACCTTGGTAAAAATGGATCGCGATTGGGTAAAGTCTGGTGAGGGAAACTCCCTTTATATCCGTCCTTTTGTATTTGCAACCCAAGCTGGAGTTGGTGCATCACCTTCCACCGAATATAAGTTTATGATCCTGATGTCTCCCGTTCGTGCATATTATGCTGGAGATATTCAGGTTGAAATTGCTGAACATTATAGCCGTTCTGCCAATGGTGGCGTAGGTGCGGCAAAAGCGGCGGGAAATTATGCTGCGCAGTTTTTCCCAACAAATCTAGCTCGTGAAAAAGGATTCCAGCAGATAATCTGGACTGATGCCAGTAACCACGAATATTTGGAGGAAGCCGGAACAATGAACGTCTTCTTTCGTGTAAACGACACTCTCCTAACCGCGCCTATCAGTGATAGAATTTTGGACGGTGTTACCAGAAAAAGCGTAATCGCCTTGGCAAAAAGAGACAATATTGCTGTGGAAGAACGTAGAGTGCTAGTTTCCGAAATTGTTGAAGCTTCCAAAAATGGTTCGCTTAAGGAAATTTTTGGAGCGGGAACAGCAGCAGTTATTAGCCCCATTAACGCCTTCAGTTTTCAGAATACAACTCATAATCTTGAAAAACAAGACGACAGCTACGCTGTGAAATTTAAAAAGGAGCTCACCGACATCCAACGAAATAGATGTGAGGATCCATTTAATTGGAGATTTGAGGTGGTTTAA
- the mnmD gene encoding tRNA (5-methylaminomethyl-2-thiouridine)(34)-methyltransferase MnmD, whose amino-acid sequence MKRTLLKTGDGSYTLHLSEWDEQYHSKNGAIAEALHVFIKEGLHFWNVHNSTSPLSILEIGFGTGLNCILTYLEAEKLGFQINYTGVEAFPLITKEAESLNYPILLKDLYGSSLSEKSDIQKVFSDLHETPWEQKVSISENFLLTKQKKKFSEIIDSSNFDLIYFDAFGIRVQPELWTEEIFQKMYDALIPGGILVTYAANGNARRAMQTVGFTVERLPGPPGKKEMLRAKK is encoded by the coding sequence TTGAAAAGAACTTTACTCAAAACGGGCGACGGGTCCTACACGCTTCATTTATCGGAATGGGATGAACAGTATCATTCTAAAAACGGCGCTATTGCAGAAGCCCTTCATGTTTTCATAAAAGAAGGTCTGCATTTTTGGAATGTCCATAACTCAACCTCTCCTTTATCCATTTTAGAAATTGGCTTCGGTACGGGCCTGAATTGTATTCTTACATACCTTGAAGCCGAAAAGCTTGGTTTTCAAATAAATTATACCGGAGTGGAAGCCTTCCCTCTAATTACCAAAGAAGCAGAATCTCTTAATTACCCAATCCTTCTAAAGGACTTATATGGAAGTAGCCTTTCTGAAAAATCTGATATCCAAAAGGTTTTTTCAGATTTGCACGAAACCCCGTGGGAGCAAAAAGTCTCGATTTCGGAAAACTTTCTACTGACTAAACAGAAAAAGAAATTTTCTGAAATCATAGACTCTTCCAATTTTGATCTTATTTACTTCGATGCTTTCGGAATTAGAGTACAGCCCGAATTGTGGACGGAGGAAATTTTTCAGAAAATGTACGATGCATTAATACCTGGGGGAATTTTAGTTACCTATGCTGCCAACGGAAATGCGCGTCGAGCGATGCAAACTGTCGGATTTACCGTAGAGCGCTTACCGGGACCGCCAGGAAAAAAAGAGATGTTGAGAGCTAAAAAATAA